TAACCAGGTGTTTCTTATTCATGGATTCAGATGCTGCGACGGCAGTTGGAGAAATAGACATGATTAGCAATTTGCATGAAAGCATTCTGGGTCACATACTCTCTTTCCTTCCAACTATTGAATCAGTTCAGACTAGTGTGTTATCAAGAAGGTGGATTGATGCTTGGACATCAATAATAAATCTTAAGTTTGATGACAGTTTGCTGTTTCATGGCAAGAAAATGCAGAGAGAGCAGTTTATGTGTTTTGTGAACAGAGTGCTTCTTCACCTTGCTAATTCAACCATCCAGAGTTTCTCTCTTTGTTTAACATCTTTTAATCATGACTCATCTCAGGTGAATGCATGGATCTCTTCTGTTTTACATAGAAGACTCCAGAAGCTTCACATTCAGTGTTATGATAAAGTTCTCCTTTCTTCCCATTCCCTTTTTAGCTGCAATTCTCTTGTAGAATTGAAGCTTCAAATGAAATGCACTCTCAATGTTCCCATCTCTGCTTTTCTCCCAAACCTTCAAAGTTTTAGCATTTCTGGGGTGAATCTAGTGAGTGATTCCCCTACTGATTCCAAAGACATAACTCTCAGCTTCCCAGTTCTCAAAGTGTTTGAAGCTAGAGGGTGTGAGTGGTTAACAATGCAGGACATTAGTATTCAAGCGCCTCTACTTGAAAAGTTTTCCATAGCCATTTGGAACACCCACTCAAATGGAAAATGTAAACCTGCCATCAAGGTTTTTAGTTCTAAACTAACCGATTTCTCGTACGAGGGTGATCTTGAACAAGAGGTCATTC
This portion of the Lotus japonicus ecotype B-129 chromosome 3, LjGifu_v1.2 genome encodes:
- the LOC130748528 gene encoding F-box/FBD/LRR-repeat protein At3g14710-like gives rise to the protein MDSDAATAVGEIDMISNLHESILGHILSFLPTIESVQTSVLSRRWIDAWTSIINLKFDDSLLFHGKKMQREQFMCFVNRVLLHLANSTIQSFSLCLTSFNHDSSQVNAWISSVLHRRLQKLHIQCYDKVLLSSHSLFSCNSLVELKLQMKCTLNVPISAFLPNLQSFSISGVNLVSDSPTDSKDITLSFPVLKVFEARGCEWLTMQDISIQAPLLEKFSIAIWNTHSNGKCKPAIKVFSSKLTDFSYEGDLEQEVILFHPSSIRSASLVIVVDEDRKDRSSMEKLVFQAQMFLRQMHQVEQLKLLFYKVLIHAKDIFTHLPAFGKLTYLQLNEVTGEALFHLLHHSPFLSTLDLLNGVPDINEDVLKAPSVPVFFLSSFKVFQFNGFNVKEHELSLVKFVLANAAVLEQVKICTAFWLRYSDINMEKVKQQILSLPKRSSFSMIEFCNAKGS